From the Gemmatimonadales bacterium genome, one window contains:
- a CDS encoding putative LPS assembly protein LptD, translating to MPRRWLVVAALAVLAAPATAQVPLPGKPRPVPGAAQGAAPGAQRSPRDSLADTSKVGRGSGLPSGPSRSFQEADSVEQALLDLRGFRVTRYSADSVQFLPPAKEIRMSGQALVARDGSTLQADTINYAEHNCALHAAGSPELFDQTGVMVGHGMLYDACNHAGLIGTAKTDFKEEAATWYLLGNLAVDNEENRVYAAGSSITSCELPDPHYHFAAREVKWVSKTLMVARPAVLYIADVPIMWLPFIFQDMRRGRRSGLIPPQFGLSDIVRNSPTYHRHVNNLGYYWAINDYSDAQLTMDWYAQQSLQFNGRIRYRWLNRFVTGGIAFSEIHEFNGSTSDRISWSHMQDFSLNSHLTASLDYATSSSVISRNAVDPVLAVSNIDSRLNFSQRFAWGSLNVGGSRTQSLNTSQVTTSFPTLSFTPNPIAISENVTWSPSFSLTNALLSHGAPGNPVVSTIYGTSPADSSLRYTDNRQTSVAISTPVRIGRWNWSNSVTVNDQWSNLRVVDTIPDPTDTSRHLVRTYDQTFQTDLDWSTGIGLPLLLQGSWNLQPSVNIVNTTGGPFMVRNRFTNGAFVTQGKRLGYSLSVSPTFFGLFPGLGPIARIRHSISPSISWSYAPAATIPLAYARAIAAGGPVTTTRSLATQTLTFGLSQNFEAKLKPPPLPASADTTGAPPPEGRKIKLLSIQTSGIGVDLEQAKQGGHTGWVSGGLTNTFATDLLPGFSFSTAHSLFDGPVGSSTSRFHPYLTSVSARFGLGPSLLRWIGALLGLSSQPATAAQGGRRDSTRTGPDTLAMPHLFNDAYQRGPLSNTPTALDQLAPRSGGSSGFSASLAFDLSRQRPIDSAVALRTHQAQVFPVPQSTISGSLHFAPTRHWSVSWETLYDLHAGKFGSHVLRLDRDLHDWRATFSLVQSPNGNVVFNFNIALIPQPEIKFDYDQRNVPTQ from the coding sequence GTGCCCCGGCGCTGGCTCGTGGTGGCCGCGCTGGCGGTGCTGGCCGCCCCCGCGACGGCGCAGGTGCCCTTGCCCGGCAAGCCCCGGCCGGTCCCGGGCGCGGCACAGGGCGCGGCACCAGGCGCCCAGCGGTCGCCGCGCGATTCGCTCGCCGACACGTCGAAGGTGGGTCGGGGCTCGGGCCTGCCCTCCGGCCCGTCGCGCTCCTTCCAGGAGGCCGACTCGGTCGAGCAGGCCCTGCTCGACCTGCGCGGCTTCCGGGTGACCCGCTACAGCGCCGACTCGGTGCAGTTCCTGCCGCCCGCGAAGGAGATCCGGATGAGCGGCCAGGCGCTGGTGGCGCGGGACGGCTCCACGCTCCAGGCCGACACGATCAACTACGCCGAGCACAACTGCGCGCTGCACGCCGCCGGCTCTCCCGAGCTGTTCGATCAGACCGGAGTGATGGTGGGCCACGGGATGCTGTACGACGCCTGCAACCACGCCGGTCTCATCGGCACGGCCAAGACGGACTTCAAGGAGGAGGCGGCGACCTGGTACCTGCTCGGGAACCTCGCGGTGGACAACGAGGAGAACCGCGTCTACGCCGCCGGCTCGAGCATCACCAGCTGCGAGCTGCCCGATCCGCACTACCACTTCGCCGCGCGCGAGGTGAAGTGGGTGTCGAAGACGCTGATGGTCGCGCGGCCCGCGGTGCTGTACATCGCCGACGTGCCGATCATGTGGCTGCCCTTCATCTTCCAGGACATGCGGCGCGGCCGCCGCTCGGGCCTGATCCCCCCGCAGTTCGGCCTGAGCGACATCGTCCGCAACTCGCCGACCTACCACCGCCACGTGAACAACCTGGGCTACTACTGGGCGATCAACGACTACTCCGACGCCCAGCTGACCATGGACTGGTACGCGCAGCAGAGCCTGCAGTTCAACGGCCGCATCCGGTACCGGTGGCTGAACCGGTTCGTGACCGGGGGCATCGCCTTCTCCGAGATCCACGAGTTCAACGGCAGCACCAGCGACCGGATCTCGTGGAGCCACATGCAGGACTTCTCGCTCAACAGCCACCTCACCGCCAGCCTGGACTACGCCACCAGCTCGAGTGTGATCTCGCGCAACGCGGTGGACCCGGTCCTGGCCGTCTCGAACATCGACAGCCGCCTCAACTTCTCCCAGCGGTTCGCGTGGGGCTCCCTGAACGTGGGAGGCAGCCGGACGCAGTCGCTGAACACCTCCCAGGTCACCACGTCGTTTCCGACCCTGTCGTTCACGCCCAACCCGATCGCCATCTCCGAGAACGTGACCTGGAGCCCGTCGTTCAGCCTGACCAATGCGCTGCTGAGCCACGGGGCGCCGGGGAACCCGGTCGTCAGCACCATCTACGGCACGTCGCCGGCCGACTCGTCGCTCCGTTACACCGACAACCGCCAGACCTCGGTGGCGATTTCCACCCCGGTCCGGATCGGGCGCTGGAACTGGAGCAACTCGGTCACGGTGAACGACCAGTGGAGCAACCTGCGGGTGGTGGACACCATCCCGGATCCGACCGACACGTCCCGCCACCTGGTGCGGACCTACGACCAGACGTTCCAGACCGACCTGGACTGGAGCACCGGGATCGGCCTGCCGCTGCTGCTGCAGGGCTCGTGGAACCTGCAGCCCAGCGTCAACATCGTGAACACCACCGGCGGCCCGTTCATGGTGCGCAACCGGTTCACCAACGGCGCGTTCGTGACCCAGGGCAAGCGGCTCGGCTACTCGCTGTCGGTGTCGCCGACCTTCTTCGGCCTGTTCCCGGGCCTCGGCCCCATCGCCCGGATCCGTCATTCGATCTCCCCGAGCATCAGCTGGTCGTACGCGCCCGCGGCGACCATCCCGCTCGCGTACGCACGGGCGATCGCCGCGGGCGGCCCGGTCACCACGACGCGCAGCCTCGCCACGCAGACGCTCACCTTCGGCCTGTCGCAGAACTTCGAGGCCAAGCTGAAGCCGCCACCGCTGCCGGCCAGCGCCGACACGACGGGGGCGCCCCCGCCCGAGGGGCGCAAGATCAAGCTGCTGTCCATCCAGACCAGCGGGATCGGCGTGGACCTCGAGCAGGCGAAGCAGGGCGGGCACACGGGCTGGGTGTCGGGCGGGCTGACCAACACCTTCGCCACCGACCTGCTGCCCGGGTTCAGCTTCTCGACCGCGCACTCGCTGTTCGACGGGCCCGTGGGTTCCTCCACCTCGCGCTTCCATCCCTACCTGACCAGCGTCTCGGCGCGCTTCGGGCTGGGGCCGAGCCTGCTGCGCTGGATCGGCGCGCTGCTGGGGCTGTCGAGCCAGCCCGCCACGGCCGCGCAGGGGGGGCGGCGGGACAGCACCCGGACCGGCCCCGACACGCTGGCGATGCCGCACCTGTTCAACGACGCGTACCAGCGCGGCCCGCTGTCCAACACGCCCACCGCGCTCGACCAGCTGGCCCCGCGCAGCGGCGGCAGCTCGGGCTTCAGCGCGTCCCTCGCCTTCGACCTCTCCCGGCAGCGCCCGATCGACTCGGCGGTCGCCCTCCGGACCCACCAGGCCCAGGTCTTTCCCGTCCCGCAGAGCACCATCAGCGGGAGCCTCCACTTCGCGCCGACGCGGCACTGGTCGGTCTCGTGGGAGACGCTCTACGATCTCCACGCGGGGAAGTTCGGCTCGCACGTGCTCCGGCTGGACCGGGACCTCCACGACTGGCGGGCGACGTTCAGCCTCGTGCAATCGCCCAACGGCAACGTCGTGTTCAACTTCAACATTGCGCTGATCCCGCAGCCCGAGATCAAGTTCGACTACGACCAGCGCAACGTGCCTACGCAGTGA
- the hutU gene encoding urocanate hydratase: MNRARTVRAPRGPGISCKGWIQEAAMRMLMNNLDPDVAERPDDLVVYGGTGRAARSWEAFDAIVASLTSLENDETLLVASGKPVGIFTTHPDAPRVLIANANLVGRWATWDVFRELEKKGLIMYGQMTAGSWIYIGTQGILQGTYETFGAVGRQHFGGSLKGRLVVSGGLGGMGGAQPLAATMNEAVFLGVEVDPARIRRRIETRYLDRETASLDEALRWCDEAKRQGRALSVGLAGNCADVLPELVRRGVVPDVLTDQTSAHDPLNGYVPSGLDVAAAAALRAADPKSYVRRAMDSMAVHVRAMLDLMRQGAVTFDYGNNLRTQAHDAGVEDAFDFPGFVPAYVRPLFCEGKGPFRWVTLSGDPKDLARTDELVLELFPDNEHLRRWIRLARERVAFQGLPARICWLGQGERARFGLALNELVAKGEITAPVVIGRDHLDTGSVASPFRETEGMRDGSDAIADWPVLNAMLNVASGASWVSFHHGGGVGIGNSLHAGQVIVAEGTEAAAARLERVLTNDPGLGVVRHADAGYDLAIETARRQGLRLPMHG, from the coding sequence ATGAATCGCGCACGCACCGTCCGGGCGCCGCGCGGCCCGGGGATCAGCTGCAAGGGCTGGATCCAGGAAGCCGCGATGCGGATGCTGATGAACAACCTGGATCCCGACGTGGCGGAGCGGCCGGACGACCTGGTGGTGTACGGCGGCACCGGCCGCGCGGCGCGTTCGTGGGAGGCGTTCGACGCGATCGTCGCCTCGCTCACGAGCCTGGAGAACGACGAGACGCTCCTGGTGGCGAGCGGCAAGCCGGTCGGCATCTTCACGACCCATCCCGACGCGCCGCGGGTGCTGATCGCCAACGCCAACCTCGTCGGCCGCTGGGCCACCTGGGACGTGTTCCGCGAGCTGGAGAAGAAGGGCCTCATCATGTACGGCCAGATGACGGCCGGCTCGTGGATCTACATCGGCACGCAGGGCATCCTGCAGGGCACCTACGAGACGTTCGGCGCGGTGGGCCGCCAGCATTTCGGCGGCTCGCTCAAGGGCCGGCTGGTCGTCTCCGGCGGCCTGGGCGGGATGGGGGGAGCCCAGCCGCTGGCCGCGACGATGAACGAGGCCGTGTTCCTCGGCGTCGAGGTGGACCCGGCCAGGATCCGCCGGCGCATCGAGACGCGCTATCTGGATCGCGAGACCGCCTCGCTCGACGAGGCGCTGCGCTGGTGCGACGAGGCGAAGCGCCAGGGCCGCGCGCTGAGCGTGGGACTCGCCGGCAACTGCGCCGACGTGCTGCCCGAGCTGGTCCGCCGCGGCGTGGTGCCGGACGTGCTCACCGACCAGACCTCGGCGCACGACCCGCTCAACGGCTACGTGCCCTCCGGGCTCGACGTGGCGGCCGCGGCCGCGCTCCGCGCGGCCGACCCGAAGTCCTACGTGCGCCGCGCGATGGACTCCATGGCCGTGCACGTCCGCGCGATGCTGGACCTGATGCGCCAGGGCGCGGTGACGTTCGACTACGGCAACAACCTCCGCACCCAGGCGCACGACGCCGGCGTGGAGGATGCGTTCGACTTCCCGGGGTTCGTGCCCGCCTACGTCCGCCCGCTGTTCTGCGAAGGGAAGGGCCCGTTCCGCTGGGTCACGCTGTCGGGCGACCCGAAGGACCTGGCGCGCACCGACGAGCTGGTGCTCGAGCTGTTCCCGGACAACGAGCACCTGCGGCGCTGGATCCGGCTCGCCCGCGAGCGGGTGGCGTTCCAGGGACTGCCGGCGCGCATCTGCTGGCTGGGACAGGGCGAGCGCGCGCGCTTCGGCCTCGCCCTCAACGAGCTGGTCGCGAAGGGCGAGATCACCGCCCCGGTCGTGATCGGGCGCGACCACCTCGACACGGGCTCGGTGGCCTCCCCGTTCCGCGAGACGGAAGGGATGCGCGACGGCAGCGACGCCATCGCCGACTGGCCCGTCCTCAACGCGATGCTCAACGTCGCCAGCGGCGCGTCCTGGGTCTCCTTCCATCACGGCGGCGGCGTCGGCATCGGCAACTCCCTGCACGCCGGGCAGGTGATCGTGGCCGAGGGCACCGAGGCGGCGGCGGCGCGGCTGGAGCGCGTGCTCACGAACGACCCCGGCCTGGGCGTGGTGCGCCACGCCGACGCCGGCTACGACCTCGCGATCGAGACCGCGCGGCGCCAGGGCCTCCGGCTCCCGATGCATGGCTGA
- the hutI gene encoding imidazolonepropionase codes for MADPGRRLALVNVGAVATGPVAPGPVRHPSWYDVGVLQGVGIGIEDDRVALIAPDDEVGEWYHDAAVPDTVVDCGGRLVTAGLVDAHTHAVFGRPRLGDHARRARGEDYKSIAAAGGGILSTVADFRARSEDELVALALPRLAMMASLGTTVVEIKSGYGLALEPELKALRVVARLRELVPQRLVATFLGAHEVPPDFRSRRDAYLRLVIEEMLPAVAQAGLAAYCDVFCEPGVFSVEESAAILGAAAALGLGLKVHADELDPSGGAELAARLGAASADHLGAVSAAGIEALAASETVAVLLPGTLLFLGRTRQAPARELVDAGAIVALATDFNPGSSPGANLPLMMALAVSQARLQPEEAFIAATANAAHALGLAAVKGRVAVGLAADLVVWNCRDVRELAYWYGMPLAWRVYAAGRPCHAPGPGISSAGSTGGPLSPPLS; via the coding sequence ATGGCTGATCCCGGCCGCCGGCTGGCGCTCGTGAACGTGGGCGCCGTGGCGACCGGCCCGGTCGCCCCCGGACCGGTCCGCCACCCGTCCTGGTACGACGTGGGCGTGCTGCAGGGCGTCGGAATCGGGATCGAGGACGATCGCGTCGCCTTGATCGCGCCCGACGACGAGGTCGGGGAGTGGTACCACGACGCCGCGGTCCCCGACACCGTGGTGGATTGCGGCGGCCGGCTGGTCACCGCGGGGCTGGTGGACGCGCACACCCACGCCGTGTTCGGCCGGCCGCGGCTCGGGGACCACGCCCGCCGCGCCCGGGGCGAGGACTACAAGTCCATCGCGGCGGCGGGGGGCGGGATCCTGTCCACCGTCGCCGACTTCCGCGCCCGCAGCGAGGACGAGCTGGTGGCGCTGGCGCTGCCGCGGCTCGCGATGATGGCGTCGCTCGGGACCACGGTCGTGGAGATCAAGTCCGGCTACGGTCTGGCCCTGGAGCCCGAGCTCAAGGCGCTCCGGGTCGTCGCCCGGCTGCGCGAGCTGGTTCCCCAGCGGCTGGTGGCCACCTTTCTCGGCGCCCACGAGGTGCCGCCGGACTTCCGGTCGCGGCGCGACGCCTACCTCCGGCTCGTGATCGAGGAGATGCTGCCGGCCGTGGCCCAGGCCGGCCTGGCCGCGTACTGCGACGTCTTCTGCGAGCCGGGCGTGTTCAGCGTCGAGGAGAGCGCGGCCATCCTCGGCGCGGCGGCGGCCCTCGGACTCGGCCTCAAGGTGCACGCGGACGAGCTGGACCCCTCCGGAGGGGCGGAGCTGGCCGCGAGGCTCGGTGCGGCCTCGGCCGACCACCTCGGCGCCGTCTCCGCGGCGGGCATCGAGGCGCTGGCGGCGAGCGAGACGGTGGCGGTGCTCCTGCCCGGCACGCTCCTGTTCCTGGGCCGGACGCGGCAGGCGCCGGCCCGGGAGCTGGTGGACGCGGGCGCCATCGTGGCCCTGGCGACCGACTTCAACCCGGGATCCTCCCCGGGCGCCAACCTGCCGCTGATGATGGCCCTGGCCGTGAGCCAGGCACGGCTCCAGCCGGAGGAGGCGTTCATCGCCGCCACGGCCAACGCCGCCCACGCCCTGGGACTCGCGGCCGTGAAGGGCCGGGTGGCCGTGGGACTGGCGGCGGACCTGGTGGTGTGGAACTGCCGGGACGTCCGGGAGCTGGCCTACTGGTATGGAATGCCGCTTGCCTGGCGAGTTTACGCCGCCGGTCGTCCTTGTCACGCTCCGGGGCCGGGAATATCTTCCGCAGGTTCTACTGGGGGTCCGCTGTCTCCGCCACTCTCCTGA
- a CDS encoding tetratricopeptide repeat protein, with the protein MANLEKYKERARKYELKEQWAKAIEEYVGLIEEMEAAPDAEADLSIYNRVGDLYQKIGQGQNAIVYYERAVDKYAEIGLDNNAIALCNKVLRIAPGRAQVYLKLGMLFATKGFGAEAKTNLLEYADRMQKAGQLEEAFKALKKFAEMTPGQEDIWSVLAQQARATARTPDQKQQVEKLLSEFEYKDRAHHRKSRLSRHMITGEELPEEKPSKKGELVFLDLEPSPRGSAPAIMPPAPPTPTPRPHRGAPETEPLALEIEPTSLVPEEEEAPGPELPMLELEATSLIGADELAAPPLGLEPTSAAVEPPTAEAPPAGEVGDLELAELEAPAAEPEPEVVEEAPGAAVEEVEEPAGAGVGDLPLLDLGEVEAPAEEAAEPEMEFLDVSEVVRAPSIEELEARVAANAGDWHAHRLLGEVLIEAGQRERAFSEFDVALEGLEQSDDLDGAYAIAEELLRLDPNSVRYHQKCVELAYRQGDRQRLAGAYLELGDALLRSGEAEKALAVYQRVLEHDPGNVRAKTGIETLSPGMPLEMPAAPEPAPTAVPSGGYVDLGALLLEDEGPKDTRMRIEDEEPSGDEQQDFQTMLTAFKRGVEANVEESDFQSHYDLGVAYKEMGLLDEAIAEFQKALRGSEGRLKASEALGLCFFEKGQFTVAETILRRALELPAAGDADRVGLLYWLGRTQEELGKGADALASYNRVFAVEITFQDVSQRVKALSRATV; encoded by the coding sequence ATGGCCAATCTGGAGAAGTACAAAGAAAGAGCGCGAAAGTACGAGCTGAAGGAGCAGTGGGCGAAGGCTATCGAGGAGTACGTCGGCCTCATCGAAGAGATGGAGGCGGCTCCCGATGCCGAAGCCGACCTCTCCATCTACAACCGCGTCGGTGACCTCTACCAGAAGATCGGGCAGGGGCAGAACGCGATCGTCTACTACGAGCGCGCGGTCGACAAGTACGCCGAGATCGGGCTCGACAACAACGCGATCGCGCTCTGCAACAAGGTGCTCCGGATCGCCCCCGGCCGCGCCCAGGTCTACCTCAAGCTCGGCATGCTGTTCGCGACCAAGGGGTTCGGCGCCGAGGCCAAGACCAACCTCCTCGAGTACGCGGACCGGATGCAGAAGGCCGGCCAGCTGGAGGAGGCGTTCAAGGCCCTGAAGAAGTTCGCCGAGATGACGCCGGGCCAGGAGGACATCTGGTCGGTGCTGGCCCAGCAGGCCCGGGCCACGGCGCGGACGCCGGATCAGAAGCAGCAGGTCGAGAAGCTGCTGAGCGAGTTCGAGTACAAGGACCGCGCCCACCACCGCAAGTCGCGCCTCAGCCGGCACATGATCACCGGCGAGGAGCTGCCGGAGGAGAAGCCGAGCAAGAAGGGCGAGCTGGTCTTCCTGGACCTGGAGCCCTCGCCGCGCGGCAGCGCCCCCGCGATCATGCCGCCGGCGCCGCCCACTCCCACCCCGAGGCCGCACCGCGGGGCTCCCGAGACCGAGCCCCTGGCGCTCGAGATCGAGCCGACGTCTCTCGTCCCCGAAGAGGAGGAGGCGCCGGGGCCCGAGCTCCCGATGCTCGAGCTCGAGGCGACGTCCCTGATCGGCGCCGACGAGCTGGCGGCTCCGCCGCTCGGCCTGGAGCCGACGTCGGCCGCGGTCGAGCCCCCCACCGCCGAGGCGCCACCGGCCGGGGAGGTCGGCGACCTGGAGCTGGCGGAGCTGGAGGCCCCGGCGGCCGAGCCCGAGCCGGAGGTCGTCGAGGAAGCCCCCGGGGCGGCCGTGGAGGAGGTCGAGGAGCCGGCCGGGGCGGGCGTCGGCGACCTGCCGCTGCTGGATCTCGGCGAGGTGGAAGCGCCGGCGGAGGAGGCGGCCGAGCCCGAGATGGAGTTCCTCGACGTCAGCGAGGTGGTCAGGGCGCCGTCGATCGAGGAGCTCGAGGCGCGCGTCGCCGCGAACGCCGGCGACTGGCACGCGCACCGGCTGCTGGGCGAGGTCCTCATCGAGGCCGGCCAGCGCGAGCGCGCGTTCAGCGAGTTCGACGTGGCGCTCGAGGGGCTGGAGCAGTCGGACGACCTGGACGGCGCGTACGCGATCGCCGAGGAGCTGCTGCGGCTCGATCCGAACAGCGTCCGGTACCACCAGAAGTGCGTCGAGCTCGCCTACCGGCAGGGCGACCGCCAGCGGCTGGCGGGCGCGTACCTCGAGCTGGGGGACGCCCTGCTGCGCTCGGGGGAGGCCGAGAAGGCCCTCGCCGTCTACCAGCGGGTGCTCGAGCACGACCCGGGCAACGTGCGGGCGAAGACGGGCATCGAGACCCTGAGCCCGGGGATGCCGCTCGAGATGCCGGCCGCGCCGGAGCCGGCGCCGACGGCCGTGCCCAGCGGGGGCTACGTCGATCTGGGGGCGCTGCTCCTGGAGGACGAGGGGCCGAAGGACACCCGGATGCGCATCGAGGACGAGGAGCCGTCCGGGGACGAGCAGCAGGACTTCCAGACGATGCTCACGGCCTTCAAGAGGGGCGTGGAGGCCAACGTCGAGGAATCCGACTTCCAGAGCCACTACGACCTGGGCGTGGCGTACAAGGAGATGGGCCTGCTGGACGAGGCGATCGCGGAGTTCCAGAAGGCGCTGCGCGGCAGCGAGGGCCGGCTCAAGGCGTCGGAGGCGCTGGGACTGTGCTTCTTCGAGAAGGGCCAGTTCACGGTGGCCGAGACGATCCTGCGCCGCGCACTGGAGCTGCCCGCGGCGGGCGACGCGGATCGCGTGGGCCTGCTCTACTGGCTGGGCCGGACGCAGGAGGAGCTGGGCAAGGGGGCCGACGCGTTGGCCTCGTACAACCGCGTGTTCGCGGTGGAAATCACCTTCCAGGACGTGAGCCAGCGGGTGAAGGCGCTGTCGCGCGCGACGGTGTAG
- a CDS encoding polyprenyl synthetase family protein, with amino-acid sequence MPRQAASVTLVDIQRPVAEALDTVTAEVGRMIAADVPLMQEVNRHLLHMKGKLFRPTLLLLTDDACATGDPRVVSLAAIVELIHLATLVHDDSVDHSVLRRGMPTVNTLFSHQVSVIMGDYLYSRAIIELARLDDLEPIRVLARVTDAMTVGEMRQLAAYDALDFDEQQYELLCRSKTASLFAAACEVGALRAGPVQRLAARRYGDALGMAFQITDDLLDYTEGEAVTGKPSGHDLKEHKVTLPLIAVLGRLSAAQRQPVEALFRQAAPDDEQVAQVVQLVEQHGGLDYARDRAAAFAAEAEAALDDLPSSSARDALRDAIVYAVERRR; translated from the coding sequence ATGCCCCGCCAGGCGGCGAGCGTGACGTTGGTGGACATCCAGCGGCCGGTGGCCGAGGCGCTGGACACGGTCACCGCCGAGGTCGGCCGGATGATCGCGGCGGACGTGCCGCTGATGCAGGAGGTGAACCGGCACCTGCTGCACATGAAGGGGAAGCTGTTCCGGCCGACGCTGCTGCTCCTCACCGACGACGCGTGCGCGACGGGCGACCCGCGCGTGGTGTCGCTGGCGGCGATCGTGGAGCTGATCCACCTGGCCACGCTGGTGCACGACGACTCGGTGGACCACTCGGTGCTGCGCCGGGGTATGCCCACGGTGAATACGCTGTTCAGCCACCAGGTGTCGGTGATCATGGGCGACTACCTGTACTCGCGCGCGATCATCGAGCTGGCGCGGCTGGACGACCTGGAGCCGATCCGGGTGCTGGCGCGGGTCACCGACGCGATGACCGTCGGGGAGATGCGGCAGCTGGCGGCGTACGACGCGCTGGACTTCGACGAGCAGCAGTACGAGCTGCTGTGCCGGTCGAAGACGGCCTCGCTGTTCGCGGCGGCGTGCGAGGTGGGCGCGCTCCGGGCCGGGCCGGTCCAGCGGCTGGCGGCGCGGCGCTACGGCGACGCGCTCGGGATGGCGTTCCAGATCACCGACGACCTGCTGGACTACACCGAGGGGGAAGCGGTGACCGGCAAGCCGTCGGGGCACGATCTGAAGGAGCACAAGGTCACGCTGCCCCTGATCGCCGTGCTGGGGCGGCTGTCGGCGGCGCAGCGCCAGCCGGTGGAGGCGCTGTTCCGGCAGGCGGCGCCCGACGACGAGCAGGTGGCGCAGGTGGTGCAGCTGGTCGAGCAGCACGGCGGGCTGGACTACGCGCGCGACCGGGCGGCGGCGTTCGCGGCCGAGGCGGAGGCGGCGCTCGACGACCTGCCGTCGTCGTCGGCCCGCGACGCGCTGCGGGACGCGATCGTGTACGCCGTCGAGCGGCGTCGCTGA
- a CDS encoding DUF4321 domain-containing protein, producing the protein MAHVPRRPLFYLGVLSAGFALGGFLSALLQRVLPAGAPKEVLTLAVTPKLGPVTVDLLVLWFTVGPVGVRISVLAVVGVVLAYLLARSLF; encoded by the coding sequence GTGGCGCACGTCCCGCGGCGGCCGCTGTTCTACCTGGGCGTGCTCTCGGCCGGGTTCGCGCTCGGGGGGTTCCTGTCCGCGCTGCTGCAGCGGGTGCTGCCCGCGGGGGCGCCGAAGGAAGTGCTGACGCTGGCCGTGACGCCGAAGCTCGGCCCGGTGACGGTGGATCTCCTGGTGCTGTGGTTCACGGTCGGCCCGGTCGGCGTGAGGATCTCGGTGCTCGCGGTGGTCGGGGTCGTCCTGGCGTACCTGCTGGCGCGATCCCTCTTCTAG